From the Chloroflexota bacterium genome, the window TGGGTCATCTGCACCGAGTCCCTCCGCTCCGTCGTAGCCGGCCGCGTCAATGAAGCCACCGTCGAGGCCACCAACGTCTTCCGCAACCGCAACGGCCAATGGCTGATTGTCCACCACCACGGCTCCCCCGTGGTGTAGGTGTTGGGGTTAACCTTTGACGGCATTTGTGGCAAAGTGATATTGTGACAGGCCGATCAATTGAACTCAGGCCCTACCACGATACAGAAGGTCGTTCTCCGTTTGAGCGTTGGTACGATGATCTTGACCGAGTGGCTGCGGTGAGAATTGGTAGCGCCCTGGAGAGATTGGCGGAAGGGAACACCTCAAATGTCCGGTCAGTAGGGCAAGGAGTCTCTGAGTACCGTATCCATTTTGGGCCTGGGTATAGAATTTACTTTGCAGTGGACAGCCCTCGGTTGATCATTCTTTTGGGTGGCGGAACGAAGCAAAGGCAGCGGCGGGACATCCAGACCGCCCAACAGCATTGGCAAGACTACAGGCGTGAAAAGCGCGTGGAGGATTAGGCGATGCCCCTCGGTAGGCCCTTTCGTGAAATAGTCCAAGAGCGCGCCCGTCGTGACCCCCTCTTTCGTAAAGAGCTCCTGAAGGAGGCGGCTGAGTGTTTCGTGAATGGCGAACTCAGTATCTGTAGGAGCATTCTGAATGATTGCGTGATTGCCTCTGTCGGAATTCGCGGTCTTGCAGAGATGACGGGTCGCTCCCCCAGGAGCCTCATGCGCACGTTCAGCAGGACCGGCAACCCCCAGGCCCGTAACCTCTTTGAGATCCTCCAGCGCCTCCGGGAGCACGAGGACGTCCGCTTTGAGGTCACTGCCTTGGAGGGCGCTGAGGAACCGCAGGAGGAGGACGAGGAGCAAGAAGGCGCGGATACCCTCCAGCCGGCCTCCGCCGTCCGCTAGCCCCCTACCCCTCCTTCGCCGTCATCAGCCAGCCCTGCGCCGACGCGGCCGGGCCCAGCCACGACGCGATCTGCTCCTGTCGGCCTTCGCCCAGCTCCACGCCCAGCCCGTTCGCCAGCCGCG encodes:
- a CDS encoding type II toxin-antitoxin system RelE/ParE family toxin, translating into MELRPYHDTEGRSPFERWYDDLDRVAAVRIGSALERLAEGNTSNVRSVGQGVSEYRIHFGPGYRIYFAVDSPRLIILLGGGTKQRQRRDIQTAQQHWQDYRREKRVED